GGGCTTCTGGGCGCCGCTGATGCTGGTGATCCTGCGGATGGTGCAGGGCTTCTCCACCGGCGGGGAGTACGGCGGTGCCGCGACGTTCATGGCGGAGTACGCGCCCGACGACCGGCGCGGCTTCTTCGGCAGCTTCCTGGAGGTCGGCACCCTGGCGGGCTTCTCGTTCGGGGCCCTGCTGATGCTGGGCTTCTCGCTGCTGCTGGGGAACGAGGCCATGCACGAGTGGGGCTGGCGCCTGCCGTTCCTGGTGGCCGCGCCGCTGGGGCTCGTCGGTCTCTACCTGCGGGCCAAGATCGAGGACACGCCGGTGTTCCGAGAGGCCGAGGCGCTGGAGGCCGAATCCGCCAGCCGCCAGCCCGGCCTGAAGACGCTGTTCACCGGCTACTGGCGCCCGCTGCTGGTGATGAGCGGCCTCGTCATCGCGCTGAACGTCGTGAACTACACCCTGCTCAGCTACATGCCGACCTATCTCGAGCGACGCCTGGGCCTTTCGACCCAGCAGGCGCTGCTGGTCCCGATCATCGGCATGCTGTGCATGATGGCGCTGCTGCCCTTCGCGGGCGCGGCCTCAGACCGGGTGGGGCGCAAGCCGCTGTGGGCGGCCTCGCTGGTCGGGCTCTTCGTCCTGGCGATCCCGCTCTACCACCTGATGGGCGCGGGCCTTTCCGGGGCGATCGTCGGTTTCGCCGTACTGGGGCTGCTCTACGCGCCGCAACTGGCGACGATCTCGGCGACCTTCCCGGCCATGTTCCCGACGCGCGTGCGGTTCGCGGGCTTCGCGGTCGCCTACAACGTGGCCACCTCGCTGTTCGGCGGCACCGCGCCGGCCGCCAATTCCTGGCTGATCGAGCGGACGGGCGACGCCGCCGTCCCCGCCTACTACATGATGGCCGCCTGCGTGGTGGGCCTGAT
The Phenylobacterium zucineum HLK1 genome window above contains:
- a CDS encoding MFS transporter; protein product: MTMEQDGRGPAAPAEAAAVRRAVAASAVGNATEWFDYGIYAYGVTYISAALFPGEAAQATLFALATFAISFLVRPLGGFFWGPLGDRLGRKSVLAFTIVLMAAATFLVGLLPTHEAVGFWAPLMLVILRMVQGFSTGGEYGGAATFMAEYAPDDRRGFFGSFLEVGTLAGFSFGALLMLGFSLLLGNEAMHEWGWRLPFLVAAPLGLVGLYLRAKIEDTPVFREAEALEAESASRQPGLKTLFTGYWRPLLVMSGLVIALNVVNYTLLSYMPTYLERRLGLSTQQALLVPIIGMLCMMALLPFAGAASDRVGRKPLWAASLVGLFVLAIPLYHLMGAGLSGAIVGFAVLGLLYAPQLATISATFPAMFPTRVRFAGFAVAYNVATSLFGGTAPAANSWLIERTGDAAVPAYYMMAACVVGLIALAFTAETAGQSIRGDAGAPASSRRGGAVRGGQGTVSGNLEA